In Panacibacter ginsenosidivorans, the following proteins share a genomic window:
- a CDS encoding GNAT family N-acetyltransferase has translation MKWVKIKKAEINEWNEKLKATHASFFQYPYYASGYTFFLFSKPLYIKLVNDQQQELGYSCILNVGAFPFKAGLIIRGPVFFKTNVDHRSSLIALKKFAVKERYTFLRVNANEPAIEELLNTDSEFEHKDYFPSYKGSQGIDLNIYYKPFDELLKSFRTDCRNKIRFANEKNYLFEKVKTSTDLEKVYDLFVGLGSKKKFSYRPLKSYTKIFKEGIKHELCSVYTASLDGRIICAAFIVKDSQSFTYFSGALELQNIPAKYSPANNLHYLIMQDCFYKEDRKIYNLSYSPRESGVYMFKTSFRPEEICKPGFYTYVINRKIAERIFSLQGKSISAIRTKLRSIIKLFNK, from the coding sequence ATGAAGTGGGTAAAAATAAAAAAAGCTGAGATAAATGAATGGAATGAAAAACTAAAAGCAACACATGCTTCCTTTTTTCAGTATCCCTATTATGCTTCAGGTTATACTTTTTTCTTATTCTCAAAGCCGCTTTATATAAAACTAGTTAACGATCAACAGCAAGAATTAGGCTATAGCTGTATTTTAAATGTGGGAGCTTTCCCATTCAAAGCCGGGCTTATTATAAGAGGTCCCGTTTTTTTTAAAACAAATGTTGATCACAGGTCATCTCTTATTGCGTTAAAAAAGTTTGCTGTTAAAGAACGGTATACTTTCCTGCGTGTAAATGCAAATGAACCCGCTATAGAAGAGTTATTAAATACTGACAGTGAGTTTGAGCATAAAGACTATTTTCCTTCTTATAAAGGATCGCAGGGAATAGACCTGAACATTTATTATAAGCCATTTGATGAGTTACTCAAAAGCTTCAGAACAGATTGCCGAAATAAGATCCGCTTTGCAAATGAAAAAAATTACCTGTTCGAGAAAGTAAAGACTTCAACAGATCTGGAAAAAGTGTATGATCTGTTTGTTGGGTTAGGCAGTAAAAAAAAATTTAGTTACAGGCCATTGAAAAGTTACACTAAAATTTTTAAGGAAGGTATTAAACATGAACTATGTTCTGTATATACTGCATCGCTTGATGGCAGAATAATATGTGCAGCCTTTATAGTGAAAGACAGTCAGTCGTTCACTTATTTTTCCGGTGCACTTGAATTGCAGAACATTCCTGCAAAATACAGTCCCGCCAATAATTTGCATTATCTTATAATGCAGGACTGCTTTTATAAGGAAGACAGAAAAATTTATAATTTAAGTTATTCTCCACGGGAGTCCGGAGTTTACATGTTTAAAACATCTTTCAGGCCTGAAGAGATTTGTAAGCCAGGATTCTATACCTATGTTATTAACAGGAAAATAGCAGAGCGTATATTTTCGTTGCAGGGGAAAAGTATTTCGGCTATAAGAACAAAACTGCGTAGCATAATAAAATTATTTAATAAATAA